A DNA window from Thermococcus sp. 4557 contains the following coding sequences:
- a CDS encoding DUF835 domain-containing protein, producing the protein MGTAAAFTLMGILTLIEEESGRKSPKAMHLTLPTLPALYGIAEASIGSSCTGTYVTSGVLLLIAGVVFTELMSAYYRRNAALFGAVLGISGIASMMHPVAYENGFLTPNVVMYTSLLLATMTAYAYYSVIYSRHFLGLENLAPLRGAERVVSGSSIVSEKDFREISARLDGYPALAFLRNSKPMNGWISYRISTVQGPNVIPPTAMYRITETANMYLVEMERMGNKGIVIIEAVEFLKLYNDFRSVVKMLATLRDSVLIHGGALIIVTEKDIWDEGEWNILLRTIG; encoded by the coding sequence ATGGGGACGGCGGCTGCATTCACCCTTATGGGTATACTGACTCTAATTGAGGAAGAGAGCGGCAGAAAATCGCCCAAGGCTATGCACCTTACCCTCCCCACACTCCCCGCGTTGTACGGTATAGCCGAGGCGTCCATCGGTAGCTCGTGCACCGGAACCTACGTCACCAGCGGGGTTCTGCTGCTTATAGCAGGGGTTGTATTCACCGAACTCATGTCCGCGTACTACAGAAGAAACGCGGCTCTGTTCGGGGCAGTCCTGGGTATCTCCGGCATTGCAAGCATGATGCACCCTGTGGCGTATGAGAACGGCTTCCTCACACCCAACGTTGTCATGTACACCTCCCTGCTGCTGGCCACCATGACTGCATACGCGTACTACAGCGTTATATACAGCAGGCACTTTCTGGGACTGGAAAACCTCGCACCCCTGCGCGGAGCGGAGAGGGTTGTTTCCGGGAGCAGTATAGTGTCCGAGAAAGACTTCCGGGAGATTTCAGCCCGTTTGGATGGATATCCCGCACTGGCATTCCTCCGCAATTCAAAGCCGATGAACGGGTGGATAAGCTACAGGATAAGCACCGTGCAGGGCCCCAACGTGATACCCCCGACTGCAATGTACAGGATTACGGAGACCGCTAACATGTACCTCGTGGAGATGGAGAGAATGGGAAACAAAGGGATCGTCATAATAGAGGCGGTTGAATTTCTCAAACTTTACAATGACTTCAGAAGCGTTGTCAAAATGCTGGCAACCCTGAGGGACAGCGTTCTCATCCACGGCGGCGCCCTTATTATCGTCACCGAAAAAGATATCTGGGACGAGGGGGAGTGGAACATCCTTCTGAGAACCATCGGGTGA
- a CDS encoding ferritin family protein, protein MVGQEFDEGLPLEKVKDFSLEELLAMAIKAEIGARKFYESLAERIEIHALKDKIEWLAGEEGKHEALLRKMYESMFSGKEVIYPKEHIGPELQPVARELHGAEDILELIRWAIRAEDIAAKFYAEIENLVDTDDKKRLMRYLSDMEKGHYYTLKAEYELLLDWEMYSQMMHVGP, encoded by the coding sequence ATGGTTGGACAGGAATTTGACGAGGGGCTTCCCCTCGAGAAGGTCAAGGATTTCTCGCTTGAGGAGCTCCTCGCAATGGCCATAAAGGCCGAGATTGGGGCGAGAAAGTTCTACGAGAGCCTCGCGGAGAGGATAGAGATCCACGCCCTAAAGGACAAGATAGAGTGGCTCGCCGGGGAGGAGGGCAAGCACGAGGCCCTTTTGAGGAAGATGTACGAGTCAATGTTCTCCGGAAAGGAAGTCATCTACCCGAAGGAGCACATAGGGCCGGAGCTCCAGCCCGTGGCGAGGGAGCTTCATGGTGCGGAGGATATCCTGGAGCTTATCCGCTGGGCCATCAGAGCAGAGGATATAGCGGCCAAATTCTACGCCGAGATCGAGAACCTCGTCGATACCGATGACAAAAAGAGGCTCATGCGCTACCTCAGCGACATGGAGAAGGGCCACTACTACACCCTGAAGGCCGAGTACGAACTTCTCCTCGACTGGGAGATGTACAGCCAGATGATGCACGTTGGACCTTGA